Within the Nitrospirota bacterium genome, the region TGGCAGCCGTTCGCGGGAATGGGGCCAGTTACCTGACCGGCACGAAACACTTCGGATCAGGATCAGGAATCAGCTCGTTCATGGTGACCACGGCTGTTCCAGAAGGGGAGACCGACCCTGATTGGTTCTTCGTTGACATGCGCGGCGTTCCGTGGGACGGATCCCGGGGATTGCGGCTCGTCGCCGAATGGGACGGCCACGGGATGGCCGCGACGCAGAGCCACTCGATGGCCTTCGAGCGCTTTCCGGCCACCCGAATGGCCTGGCCGGGTCACTGGCGTGCGATCGCGGACGCGGCCGGCCCTGTCATCGGTTGCCTCTTCGCCGCGGTCGTTCTCGGCGTGGTCGAGACCGCGATGGAGGCGGCTCGTGCGTTGATTACAAAACGCCCGAACGATCTTCGTCCGTACGAACAGGTCGAGTGGATACGCGCGGAGTCCGAGGCATGGCTGGCCAAGCAGGCCTACGAGGGGATGCTCCGGGCCGTGGAGACAAGTCCGTCGCCTGGCCGCGAGGTTCTCCTGGGAAAGGAGTCGATGGCCGATCTTGCCGAATCTTGCCTGTTGCGGATCTGTCGTGTGCTCGGAGGCGGAACGTTTTCCCGCCGGTCCCCGTTCGGCCATTGGTTCGAGGACGTGCGCGCCCTCGGCTTCCTGCGTCCCCCTTGGGGCCTTGCGTACGACAATCTGTTCAGCGCGGTGCAAAGTCCGTTGGGTCTAAAACCCACCCGGCTTCAACCGTGAACAGTACGAAAAGGGGTCACCCTGATCTCGCCCTAGTTTGAACGGACACACCCAAAGGAGATTAACCCCAGCCTTAAGGATCCAGTGAGAATCAGGGGGGTCACATCTTTAATCTTTAGTTTTGTTTATTTGTAGAATGGGTTTGAAAGATCTCCAGTCTGAATTTTCTGTATTCCCGAAAAGGGAAGGTTGTTCCTCTCCAGATTTTTTCTCGGTTCCTGAAATTTAATTTATTTAAGAGAAAGGTCAAGTCCCGTTTTGACTCATTGTGTAGAGAGCGGCGTAGAGTTTTTTAAACAGCCTGTTTTTCGGTCAGTTCATCTACTTTGTCAATGACCCAGTTTTTTATCACGGATTGTCGGGTCATTCCACGTCTGGCTGCTTCCTGGTCAATTTTCTTTACCGCCCAAATGGGAAGATCAAAGGGAATTCGTTTGGTCGCATTTTCCCAATCAAGGTGTTCGGACAGATCCTCCCCCTTATCAAATTTGTCATCAAATTCATTGGCTGTGATCTTTTTATGAATTTCTGTAAATTTCTTCTTCTTCATTTCTTGCCCTCCTTACCGATATAATCCTGATTTGATCATTCCTGATGGTATAGCAAACCGTCCAGACTTTTTCTTTTAAAGTTCCGATTTGTAAGAATCTGGTTTCTCCTCCAATAACCTTAGCCGGAACAGAAATGGAATCAGAATCACTCCAAATCTTCCTGGCTTCCATGAAATCTACACCCCTGTTCTCTTTTGTCCATTCACTTTTGTTTTTATCAAAGGTATTGTCAAAGTCCATTGTTATAAGTATGTCAAAATAGCACTATTATGTCAACATTTTATTGTTATAAATATTTAAAAAACGGGGAAAAAGGGATCGAGTCTATTCTTGATTCATGTTTTAAAAAATACAAGATATGAAGAATTCTTAAAAGTTATCGGGGTAAGATCCGGTCTATTTTCTTGTTTTTGTCAGATCATTCTCTTTAACTGTACACAGGTTTACTTCCCGTGAACCGGACGGAATAAAAAGCTTTTTGAATTACAACCTCATCATCTATCCCATGTGGGGGTCCGGAAACGATTCGTGTAAAAACGTGATAAGGGGAATTGTCATTTCCTAAGCCACTGATTTTTTTCTATTTTTGAAATTCTCAGTTTTGAATCTAATACTTACTCCGATCGTATCTAGAAGAGTTAACAGCGTTTCTACCGTCGGATTACCTGTTTCTGAGAAAGCTTTATACAAAATCCGGCGACTTATTCCAGATTTTCGGGACAAAACAGTAAATCCCTGGGCTTCTATGACGTTCTTAATTCCCAGCAAAAGGTGTTTAAAATGTTGTCGAATTGAGTCACAGGTTAAAATCAGAGGACAAAAATGCTACATTGGTCCGGGTCAATTGACATATAAAATTTTTGTGTGTATTCTCACCAGAAAATCAGCCTTTTTGAATTTTAGTGAAGCAACCGGCTTAGCCGGTGCGTAACGCGGGGTTCGGGGGCATTGAGAGTATATTTCTCGAAGGCCCCTGAATATATGAGAGGAATGGATGTTTTTAATAAGTAAAAAAAGAGGAATGTTTCTTTTTCTTGGGCTT harbors:
- a CDS encoding BrnT family toxin — its product is MDFDNTFDKNKSEWTKENRGVDFMEARKIWSDSDSISVPAKVIGGETRFLQIGTLKEKVWTVCYTIRNDQIRIISVRRARNEEEEIYRNS
- a CDS encoding helix-turn-helix domain-containing protein; this encodes MSRKSGISRRILYKAFSETGNPTVETLLTLLDTIGVSIRFKTENFKNRKKSVA
- a CDS encoding acyl-CoA/acyl-ACP dehydrogenase, which gives rise to MDAKKVLERVKAIAETFAADRPARQQRRSLDPADFAALREAGFLLTGVPAEFGGLWTNAVGSARSVCEILRALAHGDSSVALVSSMHPAVLSFWLSTPKVPPEFAAAWAAQRRAVFESAAHELWGTITSEPGSGGDVGRTKVAAVRGNGASYLTGTKHFGSGSGISSFMVTTAVPEGETDPDWFFVDMRGVPWDGSRGLRLVAEWDGHGMAATQSHSMAFERFPATRMAWPGHWRAIADAAGPVIGCLFAAVVLGVVETAMEAARALITKRPNDLRPYEQVEWIRAESEAWLAKQAYEGMLRAVETSPSPGREVLLGKESMADLAESCLLRICRVLGGGTFSRRSPFGHWFEDVRALGFLRPPWGLAYDNLFSAVQSPLGLKPTRLQP
- a CDS encoding CopG family transcriptional regulator, producing the protein MTANEFDDKFDKGEDLSEHLDWENATKRIPFDLPIWAVKKIDQEAARRGMTRQSVIKNWVIDKVDELTEKQAV